The following proteins come from a genomic window of Enterococcus gilvus ATCC BAA-350:
- a CDS encoding Pr6Pr family membrane protein: protein MYTILKNGFRFLLVIGCGIGLALLLGIFEGRFEANQLIFYTIQSNLLIFFGYLYLIAKSLVASVSTKRNVAFDFSPNVMGALTLIIVITGLIYNFILVPSIPSTSEYAVNSLSDFLVHTYTPVMVFIDWLLFADTRPLKKIKPWTWAVLPLLYWVFTIIRAQIGGPIAGFDSYYPYFFIDAIDLGWPRVFLNVIVLLIFFVVFGYLMKLIAWGTNRFKPANANPRVY from the coding sequence TGATTGGCTGCGGGATCGGGTTGGCTTTATTGTTAGGCATTTTTGAGGGGCGTTTTGAAGCAAATCAATTGATTTTCTACACGATCCAAAGCAACCTACTCATCTTTTTTGGCTATTTATATTTGATTGCGAAAAGTCTTGTAGCATCTGTATCAACCAAAAGGAACGTAGCGTTTGATTTTTCGCCGAACGTCATGGGAGCGTTGACGCTGATCATTGTTATCACTGGATTGATTTACAATTTTATTTTGGTTCCTTCTATTCCAAGTACTTCGGAATATGCAGTCAATAGTCTGTCCGATTTTCTTGTCCATACCTATACCCCGGTCATGGTGTTCATTGACTGGCTGCTCTTTGCAGATACAAGACCTCTGAAAAAAATCAAGCCGTGGACTTGGGCGGTCCTGCCGTTGCTTTATTGGGTTTTTACGATTATTCGTGCGCAAATTGGCGGTCCCATCGCCGGTTTCGACAGCTATTACCCTTATTTTTTTATTGATGCGATCGATTTAGGGTGGCCGCGGGTGTTCCTAAACGTTATTGTTTTATTGATTTTCTTCGTCGTTTTTGGTTATTTAATGAAGTTGATTGCTTGGGGAACCAATCGTTTTAAACCAGCAAACGCGAATCCGCGCGTTTATTAA
- a CDS encoding potassium channel family protein: MVAFALLFRSLWHILRILFRQEEQKALMLAVLFILSIGTIFYHNIEGMTYLDALYFSVMTLATVGYGDLSPQTAFGKLFSILYVFVRVGILTALIANFNRALAEYHKKKRHNERKTETSNNG; this comes from the coding sequence ATGGTAGCATTCGCATTACTATTTAGAAGTTTGTGGCATATTTTACGAATTCTTTTTCGACAGGAAGAACAAAAAGCGCTTATGCTAGCCGTTTTATTCATTCTATCGATCGGAACGATTTTCTATCACAATATTGAAGGGATGACTTATTTAGATGCGCTGTATTTTTCCGTGATGACACTCGCGACGGTGGGCTACGGGGATCTGTCTCCCCAGACAGCATTTGGCAAACTTTTTTCAATCCTTTATGTGTTTGTGAGAGTTGGTATCTTGACCGCATTGATCGCAAATTTCAATCGAGCATTGGCAGAGTATCATAAAAAGAAACGGCATAATGAGAGAAAGACGGAGACTTCCAATAACGGATGA
- the mreC gene encoding rod shape-determining protein MreC: MKRAHSGKNRKKRLMVILIVMVIAISVMANQAKENGVESMRSVVKDPIGAVNKVIAVPKKWVSDRKYSVSNLFDTYEENRKLEEEVARYDEMKRKVTSQSQEIERLEEEVQLKKRLTSYRTLAATVIARSPNAWQNTLMVDKGSQDGVTKNMAVMSQKGLIGRVRKVKEQSCEIELVTSDNRSSNHFPIKISAEDGESFGILTMYDEKKKQLIATQITKEKNIKKGDVVRTSGLGRNSPAGIPIGTIVQVKPSRNGIDLEVYIAPYAQMADVSFVTIIQDMPDKD, encoded by the coding sequence ATGAAAAGGGCGCATTCAGGAAAGAATCGTAAAAAAAGACTAATGGTTATCCTTATCGTAATGGTCATAGCGATAAGTGTGATGGCAAATCAAGCAAAGGAAAATGGGGTCGAGAGTATGCGATCTGTCGTAAAAGATCCGATTGGCGCAGTGAATAAAGTCATTGCTGTACCAAAGAAATGGGTATCTGATCGTAAATACTCTGTGTCGAATTTGTTTGATACCTATGAGGAAAACAGAAAACTGGAAGAAGAAGTTGCTCGCTATGATGAAATGAAGCGGAAGGTAACGAGCCAATCACAAGAAATCGAGCGTCTGGAAGAAGAAGTCCAATTAAAAAAACGGTTGACGAGCTATCGAACGCTGGCAGCAACAGTGATTGCCCGCTCTCCGAATGCGTGGCAAAATACATTGATGGTAGACAAGGGCAGCCAGGATGGCGTTACAAAAAACATGGCGGTGATGTCTCAAAAGGGCTTGATTGGTCGAGTAAGAAAAGTAAAAGAACAGTCCTGCGAAATCGAGCTGGTCACTTCTGATAATAGAAGCAGCAATCATTTTCCGATAAAAATAAGTGCCGAAGATGGAGAATCTTTTGGTATTTTAACCATGTACGATGAAAAAAAGAAGCAACTGATCGCCACGCAAATTACTAAAGAAAAAAATATCAAAAAAGGAGATGTCGTCCGTACTTCCGGTCTAGGCAGAAATTCGCCCGCAGGTATTCCGATCGGAACGATCGTTCAAGTCAAGCCTAGCAGAAACGGGATCGATCTAGAAGTGTACATCGCGCCTTATGCGCAGATGGCGGATGTCTCCTTTGTGACAATAATTCAAGATATGCCAGATAAAGACTAA
- a CDS encoding pentapeptide repeat-containing protein, with protein MNAPLKNKDYSYANLRHSDFHDRIFEQVDFSHAYLTGANFDNCLCVDCDFSDARLVNASLQGTDFQWSRLCGADISGANLFFAMLEHADLTGIIHDAQTKFFDLYCPAEGAFIGYKKCFDHRIVQLLIPANARRTSATNSCCRCDKAKVLTIKDMYTNEAYEEAISYVDGDFIYRVGKWVVAENFNPNRWADSTGGIHFWLTRKEAEGYM; from the coding sequence ATGAATGCGCCTCTTAAAAACAAGGATTACTCGTATGCCAATCTAAGGCACTCTGATTTTCATGATAGGATTTTTGAGCAGGTTGATTTTTCTCATGCGTATTTAACTGGTGCAAATTTTGATAATTGTTTATGTGTGGATTGTGATTTTTCAGATGCGCGTTTGGTAAATGCTTCGTTGCAAGGAACGGATTTTCAGTGGTCCCGCTTGTGTGGCGCAGATATCTCCGGTGCGAATCTCTTTTTCGCCATGCTGGAGCACGCGGATTTGACAGGTATCATCCATGATGCCCAGACGAAGTTTTTTGATCTTTATTGTCCTGCGGAAGGAGCATTTATCGGCTACAAAAAGTGCTTTGATCACCGAATTGTCCAATTATTGATCCCAGCGAATGCTCGCAGGACTTCCGCAACAAACTCCTGCTGCCGTTGTGACAAGGCGAAGGTGCTGACGATCAAAGATATGTACACGAATGAAGCCTATGAAGAAGCGATTTCTTATGTTGATGGAGACTTTATTTATCGAGTCGGTAAATGGGTCGTTGCAGAAAATTTTAATCCAAACCGCTGGGCAGATTCTACTGGCGGTATTCATTTTTGGCTGACGCGAAAAGAAGCTGAAGGATACATGTAA
- a CDS encoding LytR/AlgR family response regulator transcription factor has product MRTSIYVETDKSVEVLSVEDLLYIAVDTTRDHFLCFTTRDKKYYGRGTLNDFEGKEWRWFFRCHRSVVVNLLNIKEINKYDRCVYFSNDEGNNTCPFSRRKYLPLRESLKEYLLT; this is encoded by the coding sequence GTGCGAACATCAATTTATGTAGAAACAGACAAAAGTGTAGAAGTCTTGTCGGTGGAGGATCTGCTTTATATCGCTGTTGATACCACAAGGGATCATTTTTTATGCTTCACCACAAGAGATAAGAAGTATTACGGCCGCGGAACGCTCAATGATTTTGAAGGAAAAGAATGGCGCTGGTTCTTTCGTTGCCATCGCTCCGTCGTAGTGAATTTGCTTAATATCAAAGAAATTAACAAATATGACCGGTGTGTTTATTTTTCAAACGATGAAGGAAACAATACCTGTCCTTTTTCAAGAAGAAAATATTTGCCGCTGAGAGAATCTTTAAAGGAATATCTCCTGACTTGA
- a CDS encoding accessory gene regulator AgrB, translated as MTHSLTLYLLRKIQAQRYMSEIDYENTTYALEILLINLFKSVQVYAVAFVFGVLFETFLMNLAYVFLRIPAGGWHAKSSRNCSIFGLVVFVGIPVFLKYSLFTFSFNWLLLLSSIVLLIVFLYAPSDTEKNPLVSMSERKKKKRKALFSAFLVVCLSLFFVAAKTSTLLITGLVIESLLIHPFFYKLTKRSYKNYENYQTEQ; from the coding sequence TTGACTCATAGCCTCACACTGTATTTGTTAAGAAAAATACAAGCGCAACGTTATATGTCCGAAATAGATTATGAAAATACGACTTATGCTCTAGAGATCCTACTTATCAATTTGTTTAAAAGTGTTCAAGTATACGCTGTCGCATTTGTTTTTGGTGTTTTATTTGAAACATTTCTCATGAATCTAGCATATGTTTTTCTAAGAATACCTGCTGGCGGCTGGCATGCAAAATCTTCCCGTAACTGCTCTATTTTCGGCTTGGTCGTTTTTGTCGGGATTCCCGTATTTTTAAAATACAGTCTGTTTACCTTTTCATTTAACTGGTTGCTTCTTCTGTCCTCCATCGTTCTGCTAATCGTTTTTCTCTACGCACCTTCAGATACAGAGAAAAACCCTCTTGTCAGCATGAGTGAACGAAAAAAGAAAAAAAGGAAGGCACTTTTCAGCGCCTTCTTGGTGGTTTGCCTCTCCCTATTTTTTGTGGCTGCTAAAACAAGTACATTGCTAATAACAGGTCTAGTCATTGAATCACTCTTGATTCACCCATTTTTTTATAAATTAACTAAAAGGAGTTATAAAAATTATGAAAACTATCAAACTGAACAATAA
- a CDS encoding AgrD family cyclic lactone autoinducer peptide → MKTIKLNNKSHLALLSGILVKLTAISLFAACPFCFYEPENPKLKKLK, encoded by the coding sequence ATGAAAACTATCAAACTGAACAATAAATCACACTTGGCTCTTCTCTCAGGAATTCTCGTTAAATTAACTGCTATCTCACTTTTTGCTGCTTGCCCATTCTGCTTTTATGAGCCAGAAAATCCAAAATTAAAAAAATTGAAATAA
- a CDS encoding sensor histidine kinase produces MRNSLLFLENQIELLNQKFLLLINVLLSVCCAIQFLSYWIEVHYFNGDSPIREYLIFFFALTIILLLRYLNAKTKELDNQRIQQLKDTQLADLSSYVHQIEAIYGELRSFRHDYHNMLISLSESIKSQDISLIEDTYNKILNHEDLVIDKEHYSLTRLNNLKTLPIKGVISAHVIQAWQKNIPVRLEVEDVIENESIDILDYVRVVSNLLDNAIEAAEKDAHPFLNIAFFKNDSEGEIQLIIENSCSENSLNIVKIFQKGYSTKGTNRGLGLATVQAILQNYQNLSLQTEFQAGVFRQTFVIREVIQL; encoded by the coding sequence ATGAGAAATAGCCTACTGTTTTTGGAAAACCAAATAGAATTATTAAATCAGAAATTTCTACTCCTCATTAACGTACTGCTTTCTGTTTGCTGTGCCATTCAATTTTTAAGTTATTGGATAGAAGTTCATTATTTTAATGGTGATAGCCCAATAAGAGAATACCTCATTTTCTTTTTTGCGCTCACCATTATTTTGCTTCTTAGGTATCTAAACGCAAAAACCAAAGAACTTGATAACCAACGTATCCAACAACTCAAGGACACGCAATTGGCTGACCTCAGCTCGTATGTTCATCAAATCGAGGCGATTTATGGCGAGCTGCGCAGCTTTCGACACGATTACCATAATATGCTGATCAGCTTGAGCGAGAGCATCAAGTCTCAAGATATTTCACTGATTGAGGATACCTATAATAAAATTCTGAATCACGAAGATCTTGTTATTGATAAAGAACACTATTCTTTGACCAGGTTAAATAACTTGAAGACATTACCTATAAAGGGTGTGATTTCAGCGCATGTCATTCAAGCGTGGCAGAAAAATATTCCTGTGCGCTTAGAGGTCGAGGATGTTATCGAAAATGAAAGTATTGATATTTTAGATTATGTACGGGTGGTATCTAACTTACTGGATAATGCTATTGAGGCTGCTGAAAAAGATGCGCATCCGTTTTTGAACATCGCTTTTTTTAAGAACGATTCTGAGGGGGAGATTCAATTGATCATAGAAAATTCCTGCTCGGAAAACTCCTTAAACATCGTAAAAATCTTTCAAAAAGGGTACTCAACAAAAGGAACGAACCGGGGATTGGGATTAGCCACGGTTCAAGCGATTTTACAAAACTATCAAAATCTTTCCCTGCAAACGGAATTTCAAGCAGGTGTATTTCGACAAACTTTTGTAATCAGAGAGGTGATTCAACTTTGA
- a CDS encoding LytR/AlgR family response regulator transcription factor encodes MNIFLLEDDILQQQRLELVIREILAKNHWIAKSIIATSRPDFLLEKVRETVDQNIYFLDIELHGEKRKGLDVAKEIRKYDKYGIIIFITTHSEFAPITYAYKVSAFDFIDKDSSIDDIQEHIFEGLSHLRSMNTTQHGEELFVFRNQNTSFQVPFSDILYFETTEISHKVRLICKSRLVNFYATLEEIKKLDDRFYKVHRAFVVNLSNITEIKRNEGIIYFDKNHFCPISRRKIKTVLEKMDTSRLG; translated from the coding sequence TTGAATATTTTTCTATTGGAAGACGACATTCTGCAACAGCAGCGTTTAGAATTAGTGATTCGTGAAATTCTTGCAAAAAATCATTGGATCGCTAAGTCTATTATCGCGACCTCTCGGCCAGATTTTTTGCTTGAGAAGGTACGAGAAACTGTTGATCAAAATATTTATTTTTTAGATATTGAATTACATGGTGAGAAAAGAAAAGGATTGGACGTCGCCAAAGAAATTCGAAAATACGATAAATATGGGATCATTATTTTCATTACGACCCACTCTGAATTTGCGCCGATCACCTATGCTTACAAGGTTTCCGCCTTTGATTTTATAGACAAAGACAGCTCGATCGATGACATTCAGGAACACATTTTTGAAGGTCTTTCCCATTTGCGATCAATGAACACGACTCAGCACGGCGAAGAATTATTTGTCTTTCGTAATCAAAATACCAGTTTTCAAGTTCCTTTTTCCGATATTCTTTATTTTGAAACGACGGAAATTTCTCATAAAGTCCGACTTATTTGCAAGTCTCGATTGGTCAATTTCTATGCGACCCTAGAAGAAATAAAGAAGCTGGATGATCGTTTTTATAAGGTCCATCGTGCATTTGTTGTCAATCTAAGCAACATCACGGAGATCAAACGAAACGAAGGCATTATTTATTTTGACAAAAATCATTTTTGCCCCATTTCTAGAAGAAAAATCAAAACCGTTCTTGAGAAAATGGATACCTCCCGTCTAGGATAA
- the spx gene encoding transcriptional regulator Spx, with protein MIKLYGSASCNSCRKAKAWLEKQGLDFEERNIISEPLTKRELKEILSLTETGTDEIIATRSKVYQKFSFDFNELSFNELVAVIEENPSLLKRPIIMNETKLQIGYSEEDIHQFVPRKVRRVYSKKMTETLFYLELEKQKVV; from the coding sequence ATGATTAAATTATATGGGTCAGCCAGTTGCAATTCATGCAGAAAAGCGAAGGCATGGTTAGAAAAACAAGGATTGGATTTTGAGGAAAGAAATATCATTTCTGAACCACTTACGAAAAGAGAGCTGAAAGAAATTCTTTCATTAACGGAAACCGGAACAGATGAGATTATCGCGACACGTTCGAAGGTTTATCAAAAATTTTCTTTTGATTTTAACGAGTTATCCTTCAATGAATTGGTTGCTGTAATTGAAGAAAATCCGAGCTTGTTAAAACGCCCGATCATTATGAATGAAACCAAATTGCAGATCGGGTACAGCGAAGAGGACATTCATCAGTTCGTTCCTAGAAAAGTACGAAGAGTCTATTCAAAGAAGATGACGGAAACTCTCTTCTATTTAGAATTGGAAAAACAAAAAGTCGTATAG
- a CDS encoding MarR family winged helix-turn-helix transcriptional regulator — translation MDEKELNITVTHKYFELSSLFMQFFRENSRGPFKFENRNRGQGQILSIVREHGSISQKELVQRLDMRPQSASEMIRKLEKKEYITRERSQEDKRVMTIHLTARGKIAAQQSDDFQPVVLDVLTPEEKEQFDHILTKLIHELEPQVKHKPRNRFGRP, via the coding sequence ATGGATGAAAAAGAATTAAACATAACCGTTACCCATAAGTATTTCGAATTGAGCAGCTTATTCATGCAATTTTTCCGTGAAAATTCTCGCGGCCCCTTCAAATTTGAAAATCGCAATCGTGGTCAGGGGCAAATACTGAGCATCGTCCGGGAACACGGAAGTATCTCTCAAAAAGAGCTGGTACAGCGGCTGGATATGCGCCCGCAATCAGCCTCCGAGATGATCCGCAAGCTTGAAAAGAAAGAATACATTACGCGCGAGAGATCGCAAGAAGATAAACGGGTGATGACTATTCATTTGACTGCACGCGGAAAAATTGCCGCGCAGCAGAGCGACGATTTTCAACCGGTAGTACTTGACGTTCTAACCCCTGAAGAAAAGGAGCAATTTGATCATATCTTGACTAAGCTGATCCACGAATTGGAACCGCAGGTCAAGCACAAACCCCGGAATCGTTTCGGGCGTCCGTGA
- a CDS encoding glycosyltransferase family 8 protein, translating to MKNEKMTVVSSSNDGFAEHVSALFVSILENTEQPISMIDFYVIDDKISIGNKRLMRETLKEYGEKLHFLTIDKNYFSDAVESDRIPETAYYRIAIPELFKDKNVEKILYLDCDMIALADISELWEIDLGAYTLAAVEDAGFHNRLEKMDIACGSTTYFNSGFMLINVEKWLSQNVTKRVLRFIHDNPEKLKFHDQDALNAILHDQWLQLHPKWNAQSYIMKREVEHPYPEGEKEYFQARRDPKIIHYSGHVKPWDPEFTSSLKKYYEEYEDLTAFEDAIETETTPTKRPPTRKLG from the coding sequence ATGAAAAATGAAAAAATGACAGTGGTTTCAAGCAGTAATGACGGTTTTGCGGAGCACGTTTCGGCACTATTTGTTTCCATTTTAGAGAACACGGAACAACCGATATCAATGATCGATTTTTATGTGATCGATGATAAGATCAGTATCGGAAATAAACGATTGATGCGAGAAACGCTTAAGGAGTACGGCGAAAAATTGCATTTCCTAACGATCGATAAGAATTATTTTTCGGATGCTGTAGAAAGTGATCGAATCCCTGAAACGGCGTATTATCGAATCGCGATCCCTGAACTTTTTAAAGATAAAAATGTAGAGAAAATTCTTTATTTGGATTGTGACATGATTGCGTTGGCGGATATTTCAGAGCTTTGGGAGATTGATCTTGGCGCATACACGCTAGCTGCTGTTGAGGACGCAGGCTTCCATAATCGTCTCGAAAAAATGGACATCGCTTGTGGATCGACAACGTACTTCAATTCAGGCTTTATGCTGATCAACGTGGAAAAATGGCTGAGCCAGAATGTAACGAAGCGTGTGTTGCGCTTTATCCATGACAATCCTGAAAAGCTTAAATTTCATGATCAAGACGCGTTGAATGCCATTTTACATGACCAATGGCTGCAACTGCATCCTAAATGGAATGCCCAAAGCTATATTATGAAACGTGAAGTGGAGCATCCATACCCAGAAGGCGAAAAAGAATATTTTCAAGCACGGCGAGACCCAAAAATTATCCATTACTCGGGCCATGTAAAACCGTGGGACCCAGAGTTCACCTCTTCGTTGAAAAAATATTATGAAGAGTACGAAGATTTGACCGCTTTTGAAGACGCAATTGAGACAGAAACGACGCCAACGAAACGACCACCGACAAGAAAATTAGGATAA
- a CDS encoding glycosyltransferase family 8 protein produces the protein MFSKIEEIPVVTAADENYAPYLSVMISTLLKQTSRNTPIRFVIIDDDLSVASKEKLIQTTRNHSNAAVIQFVKVDESVYEDFLVSDHITTTAYFRISMPKILAKKQYEKILYIDADTLILDDIQKLYQQDLEGKTIGAIIDPGQTKALERLGVDSEDYYFNSGVMVIDIDRWNQQEITEKTISYLKKHGDKIIYHDQDALNAVLYEQWHPFHPRWNMQASLVSDKHPAPTEAYKKAYKEGRKNPAIIHFTGHDKPWNTLEDHPFQEKYMELLNESIFMKTVNVK, from the coding sequence ATGTTCTCAAAAATTGAGGAAATCCCTGTAGTCACAGCAGCTGATGAAAATTATGCTCCTTATCTTAGTGTAATGATCTCAACTTTACTGAAACAAACGTCGAGGAATACACCCATTCGCTTCGTTATTATCGACGACGATCTTTCAGTCGCAAGTAAAGAAAAATTGATCCAGACGACGCGTAATCATTCAAATGCCGCTGTTATTCAATTTGTGAAGGTTGATGAAAGTGTGTATGAAGACTTTTTAGTGAGTGATCATATTACGACGACCGCTTATTTTAGAATCTCGATGCCAAAGATTTTGGCAAAAAAACAATATGAGAAAATTTTGTATATCGATGCAGATACGCTTATTTTGGATGATATCCAAAAACTTTATCAACAGGATCTAGAAGGAAAAACGATCGGAGCGATCATTGATCCAGGCCAAACGAAGGCACTAGAGCGACTCGGCGTAGATTCAGAAGACTACTATTTTAACTCCGGCGTGATGGTGATCGATATTGATCGATGGAACCAGCAAGAAATTACAGAGAAAACGATCAGTTACTTGAAAAAGCACGGGGATAAAATCATTTATCATGATCAAGATGCCTTGAATGCGGTGTTGTATGAGCAGTGGCATCCGTTCCATCCTCGTTGGAATATGCAGGCGTCATTGGTTTCGGACAAACATCCAGCACCGACTGAAGCCTATAAAAAAGCATACAAGGAAGGACGGAAGAATCCGGCGATTATCCATTTTACAGGACACGACAAGCCTTGGAATACGTTAGAAGACCATCCTTTCCAAGAGAAATATATGGAACTGCTAAACGAAAGTATCTTTATGAAGACGGTGAATGTAAAATGA
- a CDS encoding Cof-type HAD-IIB family hydrolase yields the protein MKLVAVDLDGTLLNRDGLVTEANASALKKFDEQGGVIALATGRSIHSAKEVFAHLGIQGYTLASNGAYVARFEDGEIADVLKNYTIDSDTVKTVLTLAMKAEVTVVASRATQDDRMSFAQDKNEKNSPYYAQFNLKESKVEDLWKEIEENEIRYFKLAFTDKDTRKLVKLRAQLEKHEINSSYSDTYWLEVMADGVNKGAALNFLAAHLDIEAKDILAIGDQENDLEMLKMSGTSVAMANAAPAVKKIVHKMTRSNDQSGVAFALKDYLD from the coding sequence ATGAAATTAGTTGCAGTAGATCTTGACGGCACCTTGCTAAATAGAGACGGTCTTGTCACTGAAGCGAACGCCTCCGCACTAAAGAAATTTGACGAACAAGGCGGAGTCATCGCGTTAGCTACGGGACGCTCGATACACTCCGCAAAAGAAGTGTTCGCCCACTTGGGGATACAAGGATATACTTTGGCTTCGAATGGTGCCTATGTGGCACGCTTTGAAGATGGCGAAATCGCCGATGTTCTGAAAAACTATACCATTGATTCTGATACAGTGAAAACTGTCCTCACACTTGCGATGAAAGCGGAAGTGACGGTCGTAGCCAGCAGAGCGACCCAAGACGACCGCATGTCCTTTGCACAGGATAAAAATGAAAAGAACAGCCCCTACTATGCACAATTCAATTTGAAAGAATCAAAAGTTGAGGATTTATGGAAGGAAATCGAGGAAAATGAGATCCGTTATTTCAAATTGGCTTTTACAGATAAAGACACACGTAAGCTGGTCAAACTCCGTGCGCAATTAGAAAAGCACGAGATCAATAGTTCTTATTCTGATACCTACTGGCTCGAAGTGATGGCAGATGGTGTCAATAAGGGTGCCGCACTGAACTTTTTAGCTGCGCACCTAGACATTGAAGCAAAGGATATTCTGGCGATCGGTGATCAAGAGAATGATCTGGAGATGTTGAAAATGAGCGGAACCAGCGTGGCGATGGCTAACGCAGCCCCTGCTGTAAAAAAAATAGTCCACAAGATGACTCGCTCTAACGATCAGTCCGGTGTCGCGTTTGCATTAAAGGATTACCTTGACTAA
- a CDS encoding carbonic anhydrase family protein, translating into MKAEFLIDYCHQGDWHPQGGQTQSPIDIQTSMTETYEALAPVQVNFSDTTATFFNNGQNLQLLGAGQALINHRRFDFVQVHFHADSEHRLNGEIFPLEGHFLFQSPNGQTAVLGVFYQVGEHNPDFEHVLDQYDKQQCFGEFSADGLIPENKSYYHYIGSLTTPPLTEGIEWYVMQTTMEVSAEQILRFMTIHGRNNRTCQSLNGRKVLSYNE; encoded by the coding sequence ATGAAAGCAGAATTTTTAATTGATTATTGCCACCAGGGAGATTGGCATCCGCAAGGCGGTCAGACCCAATCACCGATCGACATCCAAACGAGCATGACTGAAACCTACGAGGCGCTTGCCCCAGTGCAAGTGAACTTTTCTGATACGACCGCCACTTTTTTTAATAATGGACAAAACCTGCAGCTTTTAGGTGCGGGGCAGGCGCTCATCAACCATCGCAGGTTTGATTTTGTCCAAGTGCATTTTCACGCGGATTCAGAACATCGCTTAAATGGCGAGATTTTTCCATTGGAAGGTCATTTTCTCTTCCAATCGCCTAACGGTCAAACAGCAGTTTTGGGTGTTTTTTACCAAGTTGGAGAGCACAACCCAGATTTTGAACATGTATTGGATCAATACGACAAGCAGCAATGCTTCGGCGAATTTTCTGCAGACGGATTGATTCCTGAAAATAAAAGCTATTATCACTATATCGGCTCATTAACCACACCGCCATTGACTGAAGGCATCGAGTGGTATGTGATGCAGACCACTATGGAAGTCTCCGCAGAACAGATCCTGCGCTTCATGACGATCCACGGAAGAAACAACCGCACGTGTCAATCATTAAATGGTCGTAAAGTGTTGAGCTACAATGAATAA